In Paenibacillus hexagrammi, the following are encoded in one genomic region:
- a CDS encoding glycoside hydrolase family 66 protein, with protein sequence MGRKSPLCSGEEAQFTISFDESSDWSGKLILEFYSAEKLMGTVSRPITVMQGTSSDLTVNWQPPATDFRGYLVKAYIEGKPDAFQTSALDVSSDWTHFPRYGYTTEFPKETAAQSEEKIKQLSQDYFLNGYQFYDWMWRHDVSVYSQTYEEDGRLKPVVNEQGQFVTAPMNENTSYLDLLGRPLFPLSVKQQIEASHKYGSAAMAYQMNYAAREHYEDYGVKREWGLYNKNTQFPNPDPIQYQNGFYFDWVNTGLYLQDPGNPQWQSYITNQYNRSINEFKFDGIHLDQWGANDNDFLYSYDGKERYYSKDYDSLINSVKDSLTKNDPTKNHVTFNMVGGSQEYADVPNPNTKTDFDYSEIWQNRDNYRDLKSVIDDTKSKDGGKAMVIAGYMNYKQATGDKYPAADLTDVPKTVEFQSRINRVPGWVGDFGMPNEDKIIWTVHADQAGTYDLTLNYGHGNAGGSPDGKLTVNGEVVATSIPFDENTGWGNPSAKKMIHANLKAGDNTIMLQLNSTGLWLNVDSLVVAGDGKSREYEAEYADLVSCRVDRFGNVFFFETEGDYVTFDVVAEANGDYPIAVNYGIASTQVTRDLYVNGELVKKDAEFAPTGGWETFKTGKSLSVPLHAGHNSVTLQMNQPSDTGMTVNYLEVASNRYEAEKASYGWKPTRETGIQLHPGVVDSAYVKNLNNAPDSIEFDVASETEGMQELIFQYATQNSPKGIVTVNGTILPGEVAFDSTGGWGATAGNGHWGWKSVMVPLHPGTNTVKLSLTTGGQYLNLDGILVGGQMFLVNDRTPINGTTRVSVAGGVEVNESADKDVKTDNFNGAGGKSVTFEVYAPKASDYSLGLWYRTGNAQTAALDIDGASSSLSLPSNDWYNGWWGVAEKNIALSEGYHSITVRAENNDTWLNVHALSMGRKLESESPQTRTNGVDKTSHSTDNFGEAGDSISMDVNRAEAGWDTIHVAYRSNSAIPYTMQVNSVSQQVYFSNTSGTWSSISVPLNLAAGQNKLTLYPTVNGNESIEIDKLTLDDIVKEAESAEVRKGGNAVAETKWSTIGYLDHFGQKGDFVSLKLSAVGESGLRDLIVTYRNPGASATRSIYLDGKKLGSFEFQTSGDWTELLIPSVYVSKELTHTLKMKMEQSSEDSGLAIDSFKLNGVTFEAESGEIGWEPVVAKTGSIQTVPGRTDNHGLVGQTLTFHVDAAEAVQKIAFKYRTDNNPKFDVFVDNTQIADDITFGQTPGGWSGGMAEKAIDASLAPGAHQIKLVVASDRQYINLDSLIVGDREYEVEDADISGGAEALSISKGFASGFDDENDFLKFEVTLDEDRTEDLTWAYSNNGLSGKDAIRTMSVINDGEEIVHQELAFPHTNDWSELVTPGVQLKKGVNLITLRLDGHDDEGINLDYVKAGSIRIDGEKADFTPAMTLYKDLLLNFGHLGDEATFDIQVEQAGETSLIFSYANSGAAGSKTLYIDGVKTAKLDFRSTGSSTTFDEDVYYIVPYLSQGAHQVTLKHESDNEGSIDLRSLTIGFFNEPSIRLMDAVLGAFGTTHIELGTAAAFEEGPNMLAHEYYPNRSKKMKASLKESLKDYYKFYAAYENLLFDSTEDNQAKVSVKDADGNSILTSADGKEDSLLTVVRKTNQTQGFGKYDVLNFVNLLNNDANWRNAASEPEHLSGLNVTYDVGVTQGQAPNLQVYAASPDHEGGMFTPLNFKWEGSKITFTMPTLAYWNMVFVKRDAMASDTPSDSGSHSNSSAGGGAANFSSANTVTISASDFNKLGGNTFVKLSGDQQELKLPLDAGKLLGKGNLEISQDKAKLVFSAQLLEQVRTLISSESAGNAAISIRVKPATDDLKNAAADKLKGNRSLTATQLGNMYDFEIGVDTGSGFAKWEKEFDSPVTLELSVDGEVKETELLGLYTFDVNKGQWIYAGGKYDEVGHKLIASMKHFSLYAPIVWKSSFNDVDDQHWAHRSIQVLAAKQVIQGRSAAEFEPGSTTTRAEFVTMLARALGVTAEHTASSTFRDLVAGSWYANAAAAAVDQGWVSGRTNESFEPDAPITREEMAVILSRVYKNLHGAPAEHGETMVYSDVDDISDWALDAVQQVLVEGLMQGRQEQIFAPAELTTRAEVATVIYRLLQTGNK encoded by the coding sequence ATCGGCAGAAAAAGCCCGTTATGCTCCGGTGAAGAAGCTCAGTTTACCATCTCATTTGACGAGAGCTCAGATTGGAGCGGCAAGTTGATTTTAGAGTTTTATTCCGCGGAGAAGCTAATGGGTACGGTGTCGCGTCCTATCACTGTTATGCAGGGAACTTCGTCGGACCTGACTGTCAACTGGCAGCCTCCGGCAACCGACTTTAGAGGCTATCTTGTAAAGGCTTACATAGAGGGCAAGCCGGATGCATTTCAAACTTCTGCGCTGGATGTCTCCAGCGATTGGACACATTTTCCTCGTTACGGTTATACGACGGAATTTCCAAAAGAAACGGCAGCACAGAGCGAAGAGAAAATCAAACAATTATCGCAGGATTATTTTCTGAATGGTTACCAGTTTTATGACTGGATGTGGCGACATGATGTATCTGTGTATTCACAGACCTATGAGGAAGACGGCAGGCTGAAGCCGGTTGTTAATGAACAGGGGCAGTTTGTTACCGCTCCAATGAATGAAAATACTTCCTATCTCGATCTATTAGGTAGACCGTTGTTTCCGCTAAGTGTCAAACAGCAGATTGAGGCTTCCCACAAATATGGTTCTGCTGCGATGGCATACCAAATGAACTATGCGGCCAGGGAGCATTATGAAGATTACGGTGTGAAACGCGAATGGGGATTGTACAACAAGAACACGCAGTTCCCGAACCCGGACCCCATTCAGTATCAGAACGGTTTTTACTTTGATTGGGTGAACACAGGGCTGTATTTGCAGGACCCAGGCAATCCGCAGTGGCAATCGTACATTACGAACCAATACAACCGTTCCATCAACGAGTTTAAATTCGATGGCATCCACCTTGACCAATGGGGCGCGAATGACAACGACTTCCTATACAGCTATGACGGCAAGGAACGCTATTATTCCAAAGATTACGATTCATTGATCAATTCAGTTAAGGATTCGCTTACCAAGAATGATCCAACGAAGAATCATGTGACTTTTAACATGGTAGGCGGCAGTCAGGAATACGCGGATGTACCGAATCCGAATACGAAAACGGATTTTGACTACAGCGAGATTTGGCAAAATCGCGACAATTACCGTGACCTCAAAAGTGTAATTGACGATACCAAATCCAAAGACGGCGGCAAGGCCATGGTCATCGCCGGCTATATGAACTACAAACAGGCAACAGGTGATAAGTATCCTGCAGCCGATTTGACCGACGTACCAAAGACGGTGGAGTTTCAGTCGAGGATTAATCGCGTACCCGGATGGGTGGGAGACTTCGGCATGCCGAATGAGGATAAAATCATTTGGACGGTTCATGCGGATCAAGCGGGAACGTATGATTTGACGCTGAACTACGGTCATGGCAACGCAGGCGGCAGTCCTGACGGGAAGCTGACGGTAAATGGTGAGGTCGTTGCTACATCAATTCCTTTCGATGAAAATACGGGCTGGGGCAACCCAAGTGCGAAGAAGATGATCCATGCAAATTTGAAAGCCGGAGACAACACAATCATGCTGCAGCTTAACTCGACAGGCTTATGGTTGAATGTTGACAGCTTGGTCGTTGCAGGAGACGGAAAGAGCCGCGAATACGAAGCGGAGTACGCCGATCTGGTGAGCTGCCGGGTAGACAGGTTCGGCAACGTGTTTTTCTTTGAAACAGAGGGGGATTATGTAACCTTCGATGTTGTTGCCGAAGCAAACGGCGATTATCCGATCGCTGTGAACTACGGTATTGCCTCAACTCAAGTAACACGGGATCTATATGTGAATGGCGAATTGGTTAAAAAAGATGCCGAGTTCGCTCCGACTGGCGGCTGGGAAACGTTTAAGACCGGGAAAAGTTTATCGGTACCCCTTCACGCCGGACATAACAGCGTTACACTTCAAATGAATCAACCATCTGACACTGGCATGACGGTGAATTATCTGGAGGTAGCGAGCAATCGTTATGAAGCAGAGAAAGCGTCATACGGATGGAAACCGACCAGGGAAACAGGAATTCAACTTCATCCTGGCGTTGTTGATTCAGCGTATGTCAAAAACCTGAATAATGCTCCTGACTCCATCGAATTTGATGTCGCGTCTGAAACAGAAGGTATGCAAGAACTTATTTTTCAATATGCAACTCAGAATAGCCCGAAAGGTATCGTAACGGTCAATGGCACAATCCTGCCAGGGGAAGTTGCTTTTGACTCCACCGGTGGCTGGGGCGCCACGGCAGGCAATGGCCATTGGGGTTGGAAATCAGTCATGGTACCGCTGCATCCGGGTACGAATACGGTGAAGTTGTCGCTAACAACGGGTGGACAGTACTTGAATTTGGACGGGATCTTGGTTGGCGGTCAAATGTTTCTTGTAAACGACCGAACTCCTATAAACGGGACTACCCGAGTAAGTGTTGCTGGTGGTGTCGAAGTGAATGAATCGGCGGACAAGGATGTTAAAACGGACAATTTCAATGGTGCAGGAGGCAAGTCTGTGACCTTTGAGGTATACGCGCCGAAAGCTTCGGACTATTCTCTTGGTTTGTGGTATCGAACGGGGAATGCTCAAACGGCTGCACTCGATATTGACGGAGCATCTTCCAGTCTAAGCCTGCCATCCAACGATTGGTACAATGGCTGGTGGGGAGTTGCAGAGAAGAATATTGCATTAAGTGAGGGCTATCACTCCATTACGGTTCGCGCGGAGAACAATGATACGTGGCTAAATGTTCATGCGCTCTCGATGGGACGCAAGTTGGAATCTGAATCCCCTCAAACCCGTACAAACGGTGTGGATAAAACGTCTCATTCCACAGACAATTTCGGCGAGGCCGGAGACTCGATTTCCATGGATGTTAACCGTGCGGAGGCAGGATGGGACACGATTCATGTTGCTTATCGTTCGAACAGCGCTATCCCGTACACCATGCAAGTGAATAGCGTTTCCCAGCAAGTGTACTTCTCCAATACGTCTGGCACATGGAGTTCCATCTCCGTCCCGCTTAACCTTGCGGCCGGTCAGAACAAGCTTACGTTGTACCCAACTGTGAACGGCAATGAGTCGATTGAAATTGACAAGCTTACGTTAGACGATATCGTTAAGGAAGCGGAATCAGCGGAAGTTCGCAAAGGCGGAAATGCCGTCGCTGAAACGAAATGGTCCACGATCGGTTACTTGGATCATTTTGGGCAAAAAGGGGATTTCGTATCGCTGAAGCTTTCGGCAGTGGGCGAGAGCGGGCTTCGCGACCTGATTGTTACATATCGGAATCCAGGTGCATCTGCAACAAGAAGTATTTATTTGGATGGCAAAAAATTAGGTTCGTTCGAGTTCCAGACAAGTGGGGATTGGACAGAACTCCTGATTCCATCTGTTTATGTATCTAAAGAATTGACGCATACGCTCAAAATGAAGATGGAGCAGTCTTCGGAAGATTCCGGTTTAGCTATTGATTCTTTCAAGCTGAATGGTGTCACATTTGAAGCCGAATCCGGTGAAATCGGGTGGGAGCCTGTCGTTGCGAAGACAGGAAGTATTCAGACGGTGCCGGGCAGAACAGACAACCATGGATTGGTTGGCCAGACGCTAACTTTCCATGTAGATGCTGCTGAAGCCGTTCAGAAGATTGCCTTCAAGTACCGTACGGACAATAACCCCAAATTTGATGTATTTGTTGATAATACGCAGATCGCGGACGATATTACATTCGGGCAAACGCCAGGCGGATGGAGCGGAGGCATGGCCGAGAAGGCGATTGATGCATCCCTTGCACCTGGAGCTCATCAGATCAAGTTGGTTGTTGCTTCCGACCGTCAGTATATCAATCTGGACAGCTTGATTGTAGGTGATCGTGAGTACGAAGTCGAAGATGCAGATATTTCAGGCGGAGCCGAAGCACTGAGCATTTCGAAAGGGTTCGCATCGGGCTTTGATGATGAGAATGACTTCCTTAAATTCGAAGTGACATTAGATGAAGACCGTACCGAAGATTTGACTTGGGCATATAGTAACAACGGCCTTTCAGGCAAAGATGCGATTCGGACAATGTCCGTTATAAATGACGGTGAAGAAATTGTCCATCAGGAGCTGGCTTTTCCACATACGAACGATTGGTCAGAGCTTGTGACGCCAGGCGTACAATTGAAGAAGGGTGTCAATCTGATCACACTTCGACTGGATGGGCATGATGACGAGGGAATCAATTTGGATTATGTGAAGGCAGGATCCATCCGAATCGATGGGGAAAAAGCCGATTTCACGCCTGCTATGACGCTTTATAAAGATTTGCTTTTGAATTTTGGGCATCTGGGTGACGAAGCGACTTTCGACATACAAGTCGAGCAAGCTGGAGAAACTTCACTGATTTTCTCTTATGCCAATAGCGGAGCTGCCGGCAGCAAGACATTGTATATTGACGGAGTGAAGACGGCGAAGCTCGATTTCAGGTCAACCGGAAGCAGCACGACATTTGACGAAGATGTGTATTACATTGTCCCTTATCTGTCTCAGGGTGCTCATCAAGTAACTTTGAAACATGAATCTGACAATGAAGGATCTATCGATTTGCGCAGTCTGACGATCGGTTTCTTTAATGAACCATCGATTCGCTTAATGGATGCTGTTTTAGGGGCTTTTGGAACTACACATATTGAACTAGGCACAGCCGCAGCTTTTGAAGAGGGGCCGAATATGCTGGCTCACGAGTATTACCCGAACCGCAGCAAGAAGATGAAAGCATCGCTTAAGGAATCGCTCAAGGATTACTATAAGTTCTATGCGGCTTATGAGAATTTGTTATTTGACAGTACGGAAGACAATCAAGCAAAAGTAAGTGTGAAAGATGCTGACGGCAACTCCATTTTGACAAGCGCCGACGGGAAGGAAGACAGCTTGCTTACGGTTGTGCGCAAAACGAACCAGACTCAAGGATTTGGCAAGTATGACGTGTTGAACTTTGTTAATTTGCTGAATAACGATGCCAATTGGCGTAACGCGGCTTCAGAACCGGAACATCTGTCAGGTTTGAATGTTACTTATGATGTTGGGGTCACACAAGGGCAAGCTCCGAATTTGCAAGTGTATGCAGCCTCGCCTGATCATGAGGGCGGAATGTTCACACCGCTTAACTTCAAATGGGAGGGCAGCAAAATCACGTTTACTATGCCGACACTGGCATACTGGAACATGGTATTCGTTAAGCGTGATGCTATGGCTTCCGATACTCCATCGGATTCGGGCTCCCACTCGAATTCGAGTGCAGGTGGAGGTGCAGCAAATTTCAGTTCTGCAAATACGGTTACAATATCTGCATCCGATTTTAACAAACTAGGCGGAAACACCTTTGTGAAGCTCTCAGGAGATCAGCAAGAATTGAAGCTCCCTCTGGATGCAGGGAAACTGCTCGGCAAAGGCAATCTGGAGATTTCTCAAGATAAGGCGAAACTCGTATTTTCTGCACAGCTGCTTGAGCAAGTTCGCACACTCATTTCCTCAGAGTCTGCGGGCAACGCTGCCATCTCTATTCGTGTGAAACCTGCAACTGATGATCTGAAGAATGCAGCGGCTGATAAGCTCAAAGGAAACAGATCTCTAACAGCAACACAGCTTGGAAATATGTATGATTTTGAGATCGGCGTAGACACGGGCAGCGGGTTTGCGAAATGGGAAAAAGAGTTTGATTCGCCAGTCACGCTGGAATTGAGTGTTGACGGGGAAGTTAAGGAAACTGAACTGCTTGGTTTGTATACGTTTGACGTTAATAAGGGGCAGTGGATCTATGCTGGAGGCAAGTATGATGAGGTCGGTCATAAACTTATTGCCTCAATGAAACATTTTAGTTTGTATGCTCCGATTGTTTGGAAAAGTTCTTTTAACGATGTTGATGATCAACATTGGGCACATCGTTCTATCCAGGTTCTCGCGGCCAAGCAAGTTATACAAGGACGAAGCGCGGCTGAATTTGAACCTGGCTCGACAACAACCAGAGCTGAGTTTGTCACGATGCTTGCAAGGGCTTTAGGAGTTACTGCAGAGCACACTGCTTCATCCACATTCCGTGATCTAGTTGCTGGCAGTTGGTATGCAAATGCAGCAGCTGCAGCAGTGGATCAAGGATGGGTAAGCGGTAGAACGAATGAATCGTTTGAGCCGGATGCACCGATTACAAGAGAAGAGATGGCAGTCATATTGTCACGTGTCTACAAGAACCTTCATGGTGCACCAGCTGAACACGGTGAAACTATGGTGTATTCAGATGTCGATGATATTTCGGATTGGGCTCTGGACGCAGTCCAACAAGTACTGGTAGAAGGTCTTATGCAGGGCCGGCAAGAGCAAATCTTTGCACCCGCGGAACTTACGACACGAGCAGAAGTGGCGACAGTCATATATCGTTTGCTGCAAACCGGAAATAAGTAA
- a CDS encoding glycoside hydrolase family 13 protein encodes MAKQWWKDSVVYQIYPRSFMDSNGDGIGDLKGIISKLDYLQTLGVDVVWLCPVYESPNDDNGYDISNYQSIMKDFGTLADWEELLKGLHDRGMKLIMDLVVNHSSDEHAWFVESRKSKDNEYRDYYIWRPGQDGHAPNDWGSFFSGSAWQYDEQTEEYFLHLFSKKQPDLNWENPKLRQEVYDMMKWWLDKGIDGFRMDVINLISKVPELPSVVEGNHDSYHFGGDYFMNGPRVHEYLQEMNREVLSKYDIMTVGEAIGVTPEEAALYVGEERNELNMVFHFELMDVDSGEHGKWDVKPWKLSDIKRIIKKWQLELQDKGWNSLYLNNHDQPRMLSRFGNDTVYHKESAKMLATLLHTLQGTPYIYQGEEIGMTNVKFASIEEYKDIETLNMYQEQLAAGKDVDSIMNSIYVKGRDNGRTPMQWSSDRHAGFTKGMPWISVNPNYEQINVEQALQDPESIFHYYKKLIELRKVHNVTGYSNYRALMEDNDRIFAYIRSNNEEQLLVILNFTGEPASFVLDEDIRYQRNTLLISNYDAAESEDIRHIELRPYEARVYKLLKKQ; translated from the coding sequence ATGGCTAAACAATGGTGGAAAGACAGCGTTGTGTATCAAATTTATCCACGAAGCTTCATGGACAGCAATGGAGACGGCATCGGCGACCTCAAAGGTATTATTTCCAAACTGGACTATTTACAAACATTAGGTGTTGATGTGGTCTGGTTGTGTCCGGTATATGAATCGCCTAACGATGACAATGGATATGATATCAGCAACTACCAGTCTATCATGAAAGATTTTGGAACGCTCGCCGACTGGGAAGAACTTCTCAAAGGATTGCATGACCGTGGAATGAAGCTGATTATGGACTTGGTGGTTAATCACAGCTCGGATGAGCACGCCTGGTTCGTAGAATCCCGTAAATCCAAAGATAATGAGTATCGCGATTATTATATATGGCGTCCAGGGCAAGACGGACATGCGCCTAACGATTGGGGATCATTCTTTAGCGGTTCTGCATGGCAGTATGATGAACAAACAGAAGAATACTTCCTCCATCTTTTCTCAAAGAAACAACCTGATCTAAACTGGGAAAATCCAAAGCTGCGTCAGGAAGTTTACGATATGATGAAATGGTGGCTGGATAAAGGTATTGACGGCTTCCGTATGGATGTCATTAACCTGATCTCCAAGGTGCCGGAGCTGCCTTCAGTAGTTGAAGGAAATCATGACTCCTATCATTTCGGCGGTGATTATTTCATGAACGGTCCCCGTGTACATGAATATTTGCAAGAGATGAACCGCGAGGTGCTGTCCAAGTATGATATTATGACTGTTGGCGAAGCCATTGGAGTTACACCCGAAGAGGCCGCGCTTTATGTGGGCGAGGAGCGAAACGAGCTTAACATGGTGTTCCATTTTGAGTTGATGGATGTGGATTCCGGTGAGCATGGAAAATGGGATGTAAAACCTTGGAAGCTGTCCGACATCAAAAGGATTATCAAAAAGTGGCAGCTGGAGCTTCAGGACAAAGGCTGGAACAGCCTGTATTTGAACAATCATGACCAGCCTCGAATGTTATCTCGGTTCGGAAATGATACGGTATATCATAAGGAATCGGCGAAAATGCTGGCAACTCTGTTGCATACCTTGCAAGGAACGCCTTATATTTATCAAGGCGAAGAGATCGGCATGACGAATGTCAAGTTCGCATCCATTGAAGAGTATAAAGATATCGAGACGTTGAACATGTATCAAGAGCAACTGGCTGCAGGTAAAGATGTGGATTCAATTATGAATTCGATCTATGTGAAAGGCAGGGACAACGGTAGAACGCCGATGCAATGGTCGTCTGACAGGCATGCAGGTTTTACGAAGGGTATGCCTTGGATTTCAGTCAATCCGAACTATGAACAAATCAACGTAGAGCAGGCATTGCAAGACCCGGAATCCATCTTTCATTATTATAAAAAATTAATTGAGCTTCGTAAGGTACATAACGTAACCGGTTACTCCAATTATCGTGCACTTATGGAAGATAATGATCGAATTTTTGCATATATCCGTAGTAATAATGAAGAGCAGTTGCTCGTAATCCTTAATTTTACTGGAGAACCAGCTTCTTTTGTGTTGGATGAGGATATTAGATATCAAAGAAATACGCTTCTAATCAGCAACTATGACGCAGCGGAGTCGGAAGACATCCGTCACATAGAGCTGAGACCATACGAGGCTCGCGTGTACAAATTATTGAAGAAGCAATAG
- a CDS encoding LacI family DNA-binding transcriptional regulator: protein MMVPTIRDVAKKSNVSVATVSRVLNGLNGYSDKTKQKVLKTIEEMGYQPNAIARSLSNKRTQTLGVMFPDVSNEFSSGILHGIEELAHDRGYSVLVCNTAVDGNRTLKYLQVLREKQVDGIIFSSEMLKEEYIQVLDAMNIPVVLVSSETKYSGIPYVKVDDRMAAYDATNYLIGQGHRNIAMISGTKGDPIAGTPRVEGYKQALVDNGITVNDAKIVYGNFRFESGSRLMGQLLSEDSSITGVFAACDEMAIGAMNYAMNNGISVPDQLSVVGYDNLKLSEMMVPSLTTIHQPLYDLGRIASEKLIAMVETGGIVPSSIVPHSLIERQTVKALKTY from the coding sequence ATGATGGTCCCTACAATTAGAGATGTTGCCAAGAAATCGAATGTATCCGTGGCTACCGTATCCCGTGTACTGAATGGACTTAACGGTTATTCGGACAAAACCAAGCAAAAAGTTTTAAAGACCATTGAGGAGATGGGTTATCAGCCCAACGCGATTGCTCGTTCGCTGTCAAATAAACGGACACAGACACTCGGCGTTATGTTTCCGGACGTTTCTAATGAGTTCTCTTCCGGTATTTTACATGGTATCGAAGAGCTAGCTCATGATCGGGGTTATAGTGTGCTCGTATGTAACACAGCAGTAGACGGCAATCGGACGTTGAAGTATTTACAGGTGCTTCGAGAGAAGCAGGTTGATGGGATTATTTTCTCCAGCGAGATGCTGAAAGAGGAATACATTCAAGTATTAGACGCTATGAATATTCCTGTTGTTCTCGTATCTTCAGAGACTAAGTATTCAGGAATCCCCTATGTCAAGGTAGATGACAGAATGGCGGCTTACGATGCGACTAATTATTTAATTGGTCAAGGTCATCGGAATATTGCCATGATAAGCGGTACAAAAGGTGATCCGATCGCGGGCACTCCCCGCGTTGAGGGATATAAGCAAGCATTGGTTGATAATGGGATTACTGTGAATGATGCGAAAATCGTCTACGGCAATTTCCGCTTTGAAAGCGGTTCACGATTAATGGGACAGCTTTTAAGCGAAGACAGCAGTATTACGGGGGTATTCGCTGCGTGTGATGAGATGGCCATAGGGGCGATGAATTACGCGATGAATAACGGAATCAGCGTGCCTGATCAGCTGTCTGTTGTCGGTTATGACAATTTAAAGCTTTCGGAGATGATGGTTCCATCCCTGACGACGATTCATCAGCCGTTATATGATCTTGGCCGAATCGCTTCAGAGAAGCTAATTGCCATGGTTGAAACGGGAGGCATAGTACCGAGCAGTATCGTGCCTCACAGTCTGATCGAACGACAAACCGTGAAAGCATTGAAAACTTACTGA
- a CDS encoding response regulator transcription factor translates to MKALIVDDERHVREAVRCLIPWKQYGVEIVLEANNGKEALELIAAELPAVIFMDMRMPIVNGAQLLEWIHKHSPYSKTIVMSGFQDFEYVKPAIQYGGVDYLLKPLSREGLTSAAERAIALWREEQKSRQERMEQHAQLNMFRPHYRDKVLSDLVSGQIGSVEAVQSLNKEFGTTFGQKDCRLAVISLERLDPVLNRKFNGDRSLLAFTMTNIGNEIFKAGNFGYTFRYWYSGSDIVIIVWKDIERSEDLLEQIILAVRTVYGVEIEMGLSTILPFPSGVSQGFEQARQSLLEQEHCNSMNSRIHLWNDSKDSQLVQEIKQYIKENYSKEITLQDISERFYLSKENVSRKFKQVTDENVVEYISRIRMDKAKILLGNPAMRVSRISELVGVQDEKYFSRVFKKVTGLTPREYRKKTGEINQNSMIDIHKT, encoded by the coding sequence ATGAAAGCATTAATTGTCGATGACGAGAGGCATGTGCGCGAAGCTGTGCGATGTTTAATCCCATGGAAGCAATATGGCGTTGAAATCGTTCTAGAGGCAAATAACGGTAAAGAAGCGTTAGAACTGATCGCAGCTGAACTACCGGCAGTAATTTTTATGGATATGCGGATGCCAATTGTTAACGGTGCGCAGCTTCTGGAATGGATTCATAAGCATTCACCGTATTCTAAAACGATCGTGATGAGCGGGTTTCAGGATTTCGAATACGTGAAGCCTGCTATTCAATATGGTGGAGTTGATTATCTCCTAAAGCCACTAAGCAGAGAAGGATTAACTTCAGCAGCAGAACGGGCCATTGCGTTGTGGAGAGAGGAACAGAAATCACGACAGGAGCGTATGGAACAACATGCGCAACTTAATATGTTTAGACCGCATTATAGGGATAAGGTCTTATCAGACTTGGTATCGGGGCAAATAGGTTCGGTGGAGGCGGTGCAATCTTTAAATAAAGAGTTCGGCACCACGTTTGGTCAAAAAGATTGCCGATTGGCTGTGATATCACTTGAACGTCTGGATCCTGTATTAAATCGAAAGTTTAATGGAGATCGTTCTTTACTTGCTTTTACCATGACGAATATAGGAAATGAAATATTCAAAGCTGGCAATTTCGGTTATACCTTTCGCTATTGGTACAGTGGTTCGGATATCGTAATAATTGTGTGGAAGGACATTGAGCGCTCAGAGGACCTTCTTGAGCAGATTATCCTAGCTGTCAGGACTGTTTATGGTGTTGAAATAGAGATGGGACTAAGTACGATTCTTCCGTTTCCGTCAGGTGTGAGTCAAGGCTTTGAACAGGCCAGACAATCGCTGCTAGAACAGGAACATTGCAATTCCATGAATAGTAGGATCCATCTTTGGAATGATTCAAAAGACAGTCAATTAGTTCAAGAAATAAAACAATATATAAAAGAGAATTATAGTAAGGAAATTACACTGCAGGATATTTCGGAACGATTTTATCTCAGCAAAGAAAATGTATCCCGTAAATTCAAACAGGTTACAGATGAAAATGTTGTGGAATATATATCGAGGATTAGGATGGACAAAGCGAAGATTTTACTCGGGAATCCGGCTATGCGTGTATCCAGAATTTCTGAATTGGTGGGGGTTCAGGATGAGAAATATTTCAGTCGAGTATTTAAAAAGGTAACTGGACTAACGCCAAGAGAGTATCGAAAAAAGACGGGAGAAATAAATCAAAACTCAATGATTGACATCCATAAAACTTAG